The following proteins are co-located in the Pyrococcus abyssi GE5 genome:
- a CDS encoding nucleotidyltransferase domain-containing protein: MTSTISTLSSKPLQFFTPPETLHETAKRFVKNHKEVFDVVLYGSTVLGKEKPNDLDLMILTRTKLPTLELRNLILELKRTLSKTLPRAKLDIRAMSLEELFDPNNLASLGVIIEGVSLTRNKPMAELMNGKAYTLFRFTLEGLPRKDRVRFQYALKGRDMKSGLLKELNGEQWGAWVVVVPVEHTYRFKDFLELWGVKYEAFTILKGADLFYRM, translated from the coding sequence ATGACGTCCACAATCTCTACTCTCAGCTCTAAGCCCCTTCAATTTTTTACCCCACCCGAAACACTCCACGAAACGGCCAAACGCTTCGTAAAAAACCATAAGGAAGTCTTCGACGTCGTCCTCTACGGCTCAACAGTCCTCGGAAAGGAGAAACCCAACGACCTCGACCTCATGATACTGACGAGGACAAAACTCCCCACCCTAGAGCTCAGGAACCTAATCCTCGAACTCAAAAGAACCCTCTCCAAAACCCTTCCAAGGGCCAAACTCGACATTAGGGCCATGAGCCTTGAAGAGCTCTTCGACCCCAACAACCTCGCGAGCTTGGGAGTCATCATAGAAGGAGTATCCCTCACAAGGAACAAACCAATGGCGGAACTCATGAACGGAAAAGCATACACCCTCTTCCGTTTCACCCTTGAAGGCCTTCCAAGAAAGGACAGAGTCCGCTTCCAGTACGCGCTTAAAGGCAGGGACATGAAAAGCGGCCTCCTCAAAGAGTTAAACGGCGAACAGTGGGGGGCTTGGGTGGTTGTCGTTCCGGTAGAGCACACTTACCGCTTCAAGGACTTCCTGGAGCTTTGGGGAGTAAAATACGAAGCCTTCACAATCCTGAAAGGAGCCGACCTGTTCTACAGAATGTGA
- a CDS encoding HEPN domain-containing protein yields the protein MVNLDELKANAQEYLEDADYLYNKGHYNSALNLYFKALVAICDYIILRDTGKLPRNHSERFRILKEKYPEIYDIVDFHFNNYRKAYLMRVTKEWVEVLKNDVHNLYSQL from the coding sequence ATGGTAAACCTCGACGAACTCAAAGCCAACGCTCAGGAATACCTTGAAGACGCCGACTACCTCTACAACAAAGGCCACTACAACTCGGCCCTCAACCTCTACTTCAAAGCCCTCGTGGCCATCTGCGACTACATAATCCTCCGCGACACTGGAAAACTCCCTAGAAACCACAGCGAACGCTTCAGAATCCTCAAAGAGAAGTATCCAGAAATCTACGACATAGTGGACTTCCACTTCAACAACTACCGTAAAGCCTACCTAATGAGAGTCACAAAAGAATGGGTAGAGGTGCTGAAAAATGACGTCCACAATCTCTACTCTCAGCTCTAA
- a CDS encoding ArnT family glycosyltransferase: protein MGRGKVELLWLLLIAFIVNFAVIYGRKMPVGANGGDTIIHMAMIRGIYLGRNPFLDQHYNVPPNWYPFLYHSLIAILAKFTSIPIWTLMIWTPLIFSIIMVFAWYKLGRELNEKYGGLLLGSLSFLIMKSQLFPNPKALIPIFLSASYLAFLRYYRDWKKKHLGYAGLFLGLMMWTHYGVALPVLIAILLYSLFKFKEEKSLVLVPIIALVIFSPFIINVIANIEDGASLMVEGWNVASLSLSNTIRRIFPPVWGAILILLSLLYMNKAQDRIFWNFVLFVVIGIIGVNLLPSILFITTGIEIFPSRFAISLHYTYLLLYLCAILGLVESKYIRGNKKLVTYLISLIFLVYGSLSFVHYNFHNPSAPPFLPNYTYVEFEDLAGNYTRGLLIISSWIRNNTGRDDCLIGYPYTLEWIAGFTGRPVVAVSYGHGNPFLNMRQRRHDIKEFFRDPSKRTAIAEKYGVKYVILDPYAREYYNVTVANFSDNFRVAFHWWEFYILEVS, encoded by the coding sequence ATGGGAAGAGGGAAAGTCGAGTTACTTTGGCTTTTACTCATTGCGTTCATTGTCAACTTTGCGGTTATTTATGGGCGAAAAATGCCTGTTGGCGCGAATGGCGGTGACACAATAATCCATATGGCAATGATTAGGGGGATTTACCTTGGGAGAAATCCTTTCCTTGATCAGCATTATAATGTTCCTCCAAATTGGTATCCCTTTCTGTATCATTCCCTAATAGCTATTTTGGCTAAGTTTACCAGTATTCCCATTTGGACCCTCATGATTTGGACTCCTTTAATCTTTTCAATAATAATGGTCTTTGCATGGTATAAGCTTGGAAGAGAGTTAAATGAAAAATATGGGGGACTCCTATTGGGCTCATTGTCATTCTTAATCATGAAATCTCAGTTGTTTCCAAATCCTAAAGCCCTGATTCCAATATTCCTTTCAGCTTCCTATTTGGCATTCCTTAGGTATTACAGAGATTGGAAAAAGAAACATTTAGGCTATGCGGGGCTTTTCCTTGGGCTAATGATGTGGACTCATTATGGGGTGGCTCTCCCTGTCTTAATTGCGATATTACTCTACAGTCTCTTTAAGTTTAAAGAAGAAAAATCATTGGTACTAGTTCCAATCATAGCTCTTGTGATATTTTCCCCATTTATAATCAATGTGATAGCAAACATTGAAGATGGGGCATCTTTAATGGTTGAAGGTTGGAACGTTGCTTCGCTTTCATTGTCTAATACAATTAGAAGGATTTTTCCACCAGTCTGGGGGGCAATTCTAATTCTCCTATCATTGCTCTATATGAACAAAGCCCAAGATAGGATATTTTGGAATTTCGTTTTATTCGTAGTTATTGGCATTATAGGTGTCAATTTGCTCCCTTCGATTTTGTTCATCACAACTGGAATTGAGATTTTCCCATCAAGATTTGCAATTTCCCTTCACTATACATACTTACTCCTGTATCTCTGTGCCATTCTAGGGCTTGTTGAAAGTAAATATATTAGGGGGAATAAGAAGTTGGTTACCTATCTAATTTCGTTAATTTTCCTTGTTTATGGTTCGCTCTCATTTGTCCATTATAACTTTCATAACCCTAGTGCTCCTCCTTTCTTACCCAACTACACTTACGTTGAATTTGAGGATCTGGCCGGGAATTACACCAGGGGCCTTCTCATAATATCATCCTGGATAAGGAACAACACGGGAAGAGATGACTGCTTGATCGGATATCCCTACACTCTGGAGTGGATCGCAGGATTCACGGGGAGACCCGTTGTTGCTGTAAGTTATGGACATGGAAATCCATTCTTGAATATGAGGCAAAGAAGACATGATATCAAGGAATTTTTTAGAGATCCTAGTAAAAGGACAGCAATCGCAGAAAAGTACGGGGTTAAATATGTTATTTTAGATCCTTACGCGAGGGAGTACTATAATGTAACAGTTGCAAATTTTAGTGACAACTTTAGAGTTGCATTTCATTGGTGGGAATTCTATATTTTAGAAGTTAGTTGA
- a CDS encoding Hfq-like protein: protein MDGIVGIIKVLSGEIIIGKIRCIDENFILVLTKEGKQYIINKKAISYIEVKDGAGIGI, encoded by the coding sequence TTGGATGGTATCGTCGGCATAATAAAAGTCCTTTCTGGAGAAATTATCATCGGGAAAATAAGGTGCATTGATGAAAATTTTATCCTCGTACTAACGAAGGAAGGGAAACAGTACATAATCAACAAGAAGGCAATTTCATATATAGAAGTTAAGGATGGGGCGGGAATCGGGATTTAA
- the mpgS gene encoding mannosyl-3-phosphoglycerate synthase, with protein sequence MLLEAPVYKEIFGAVTIHEVQKVIKMDTETEDVPVYTISNIPREKIYNLLGKMAIIVPMKNEKLHLVDGVLKAIPHKCPIIIVSNSKREGPNRYKLEVDLVRHFYNLTHSKVIMIHQKDPGLAKAFKEVGYTDILDGKGKVRSGKGEGMIIGMLLAKAIGAEYIGFVDADNYIPGSVNEYVKDYAAGFLMSESDYTMVRLHWRHKPKVTKGTLYFKKWGRVSEITNHYLNLLISEHTAFETTIMVTGNAGEHAMTMKLAEIMPFSTGYSVEPYEIVYLLERFGKWENVDEFKEVFDQGIEIFQIETLNPHFHEDKGQEHVKEMLLLSLATIYHSKLATNSLKKKILNDLREHKILKENEEPPKPLVMRPIKEIPIKEWMEIVEDNSETLLRFEL encoded by the coding sequence ATGCTTCTAGAAGCCCCCGTTTACAAGGAAATATTCGGAGCTGTAACTATACACGAAGTTCAGAAGGTCATAAAAATGGACACTGAGACTGAAGATGTTCCTGTATATACAATAAGCAACATCCCCAGGGAAAAAATCTATAATCTCCTGGGAAAGATGGCCATCATCGTTCCAATGAAGAACGAAAAGCTCCACCTCGTCGACGGTGTTTTAAAAGCCATTCCCCATAAATGCCCAATAATAATCGTCTCAAACAGCAAAAGGGAAGGGCCTAACAGGTATAAACTCGAAGTAGATCTAGTCAGGCACTTTTACAACCTAACGCACTCAAAGGTTATCATGATTCACCAGAAGGATCCTGGGCTTGCAAAGGCCTTCAAGGAAGTTGGATACACAGATATCTTAGACGGTAAGGGAAAAGTGAGGAGTGGAAAGGGAGAGGGAATGATAATAGGAATGCTCCTTGCAAAGGCCATAGGGGCTGAATACATTGGCTTCGTCGATGCGGACAATTATATTCCAGGCTCGGTAAACGAGTACGTCAAAGATTACGCCGCTGGTTTTCTCATGAGCGAGAGCGATTACACGATGGTCAGATTGCATTGGAGGCACAAGCCAAAGGTCACAAAGGGAACCCTGTACTTCAAGAAATGGGGGAGGGTTAGCGAGATAACGAATCACTATCTAAACCTCTTAATAAGTGAGCACACAGCATTTGAAACAACTATAATGGTTACTGGAAACGCTGGAGAACACGCAATGACGATGAAATTAGCAGAGATAATGCCGTTCTCAACTGGCTACTCAGTAGAGCCCTACGAGATAGTTTACCTCTTGGAAAGGTTCGGCAAGTGGGAGAACGTTGATGAATTCAAGGAGGTCTTTGATCAAGGGATTGAGATATTCCAGATAGAAACTTTGAATCCGCACTTTCACGAGGACAAGGGGCAGGAACACGTTAAGGAAATGTTGTTGCTCAGCTTAGCTACTATATACCACTCGAAGCTTGCAACCAATAGCCTGAAGAAGAAGATACTCAACGATCTCAGGGAACACAAGATCCTCAAGGAGAACGAGGAGCCTCCAAAGCCTTTAGTGATGAGACCCATAAAGGAGATTCCAATAAAGGAGTGGATGGAGATAGTGGAAGATAATTCAGAGACCCTCCTGAGGTTTGAGCTATGA
- the mpgP gene encoding mannosyl-3-phosphoglycerate phosphatase, whose amino-acid sequence MIKVIFLDIDKTLIPSYDPEPAEPVIKELKRKGFEIVFNSSKTRAEQEFYREKLDVKTPFISENGSAIYIPKNYFPFEIKGRETKDYIVIELGVKVEEIRRELRKLEDAYGIKYYANSTKEEIMEFTGMPEELVPLAMEREYSETIFKWSRESWKRTLSERGFTVTMGSRFYSVHGNCDKGKAAKILLELYRRLGPVRSYAVGDGYNDFPMFDVVDRAFLIGNLTHEKAQNVSSIMEVLEVIE is encoded by the coding sequence ATGATCAAGGTAATATTCCTCGACATAGACAAAACCCTAATTCCAAGTTATGATCCCGAACCGGCCGAGCCAGTTATAAAAGAGTTGAAGAGGAAAGGATTTGAGATAGTCTTTAACTCATCGAAAACTAGGGCAGAACAGGAATTTTACAGGGAAAAACTTGATGTTAAAACACCTTTTATCTCAGAGAATGGCAGCGCAATTTACATCCCAAAGAACTACTTCCCCTTTGAAATTAAGGGGAGAGAGACGAAGGACTACATAGTCATTGAGCTTGGGGTCAAAGTTGAGGAGATAAGAAGGGAACTTAGAAAGCTTGAAGATGCGTACGGGATAAAGTACTACGCTAACTCAACGAAAGAAGAGATAATGGAGTTCACGGGAATGCCTGAGGAATTGGTTCCGCTAGCCATGGAAAGGGAGTACAGCGAGACGATATTCAAATGGTCAAGGGAAAGCTGGAAGAGAACACTATCGGAGAGGGGCTTTACGGTAACTATGGGGAGCAGATTCTACTCCGTACATGGAAATTGTGACAAGGGGAAGGCTGCAAAAATTTTACTTGAGCTGTACAGGAGACTTGGCCCCGTTAGGAGTTATGCGGTTGGTGATGGATATAACGACTTTCCTATGTTTGACGTCGTTGATAGGGCATTCTTAATTGGAAATTTAACTCATGAAAAGGCTCAAAACGTCTCATCCATTATGGAAGTTCTGGAGGTGATAGAATGA
- a CDS encoding mannose-1-phosphate guanylyltransferase/mannose-6-phosphate isomerase: MKTLILAGGKGTRLWPLSREAMPKQFIKVFSDRSLFQKTVERALLFSKPKEIFIVTNKEYKFRVLDDLNELGLKVPEENILLEPVGKNTLPAIYWGLKVIDENYGDSVVAVLPSDHAIKVNDNYMEAFKKAEKLAEKYLVTFGIKPTKPHTGYGYIKPGEKIKVEGKTIGYLVDEFKEKPDLETAKKYVENGYYWNSGMFMFRTSVFMEEARKHAPETVRAFEEGKSIEEIYELVPEISVDYGIMEKTDKAAVVPLNTYWNDLGSFDAVYEALDKDENGNAVQVAGFKAKYININSRNNLILTERLTATVGVEDLIIVDTGDALLVAKRGETQKVKEVYKRLREENDERAIVHRTAYRPWGSYTVLEEGERYKIKRITVLPGKRLSLQIHYHRSEHWVVVRGTAKVVVGDKEFILRPGESTFIPAGVPHRLENPGKVVLEVIETQIGEYLGEDDIVRLQDDFGRE, from the coding sequence ATGAAGACGTTGATACTGGCAGGAGGAAAAGGAACGAGGCTCTGGCCCCTGAGCAGGGAGGCCATGCCTAAGCAGTTCATAAAGGTTTTCTCCGATAGATCCCTCTTCCAAAAGACAGTTGAAAGGGCCCTTTTATTCTCGAAGCCCAAGGAGATATTCATAGTCACGAACAAGGAGTACAAGTTTAGGGTCTTGGATGACTTAAACGAGCTCGGTCTGAAGGTTCCCGAGGAGAACATCCTGCTCGAGCCAGTGGGAAAGAACACGCTCCCAGCTATATACTGGGGATTGAAGGTTATCGATGAAAACTATGGGGATTCAGTTGTTGCGGTTCTCCCCAGTGACCACGCGATAAAGGTCAACGACAATTACATGGAAGCTTTTAAGAAGGCTGAGAAGCTCGCTGAAAAGTACCTAGTTACGTTCGGAATAAAGCCAACGAAGCCACACACGGGTTACGGTTACATAAAGCCAGGGGAGAAGATAAAGGTCGAGGGTAAAACTATCGGTTACCTCGTGGACGAGTTCAAGGAGAAACCGGATTTGGAGACCGCAAAGAAGTACGTCGAGAACGGCTACTACTGGAACAGCGGAATGTTCATGTTCAGAACTTCTGTGTTCATGGAAGAAGCCAGGAAACATGCCCCAGAAACCGTTAGGGCATTCGAAGAGGGGAAGAGTATAGAGGAGATTTACGAGCTGGTTCCTGAGATAAGCGTTGACTACGGAATAATGGAGAAGACAGATAAAGCTGCCGTAGTTCCGCTTAACACGTACTGGAACGATTTAGGTAGCTTCGATGCTGTTTATGAGGCCTTGGATAAAGATGAGAATGGAAATGCAGTCCAAGTTGCCGGATTCAAGGCAAAGTACATAAATATCAACTCCAGGAACAACTTGATTCTGACGGAAAGGTTAACGGCAACCGTTGGCGTTGAAGATTTGATAATAGTTGACACGGGAGATGCCCTCCTAGTGGCGAAGAGGGGGGAAACCCAGAAGGTCAAGGAGGTCTACAAGAGGCTTAGGGAGGAGAACGACGAGAGAGCCATAGTTCACAGGACTGCCTACAGACCCTGGGGAAGCTACACCGTTCTCGAGGAAGGAGAAAGATACAAGATAAAGAGGATTACTGTTCTCCCTGGGAAGAGGCTGAGCTTGCAGATCCACTACCACAGGAGCGAGCACTGGGTCGTAGTCAGGGGGACGGCAAAGGTCGTCGTGGGAGATAAGGAGTTCATCCTAAGACCTGGAGAAAGCACGTTCATCCCAGCTGGAGTTCCACACAGGCTGGAGAACCCAGGAAAAGTAGTTCTAGAGGTAATAGAGACGCAGATAGGTGAGTACCTTGGAGAAGACGACATAGTTAGGCTCCAAGATGACTTCGGGAGGGAGTGA
- the glmM gene encoding phosphoglucosamine mutase, giving the protein MGKLFGTFGVRGIANEKITPEFTLKIGMAFGTLLKREGREKPLVVVGRDTRVSGEMLKEALISGLLSVGCDVIDVGIAPTPAIQWATKYFNADGGAVITASHNPPEYNGIKLLEPNGMGLKKEREAIVEELFFKEEFDRAKWYEIGEVRKEDIIKPYIEAIKSKVDVEAIKKRKPFVVVDTANGAGSLTLPYLLRELGCKVVTVNAQPDGHFPGRNPEPNEENLKEFIEIVKSLGADFGVAQDGDADRAVFIDEKGRFIQGDKTFALVADAVLRERGGGLLVTTVATSNLLDDIAKRNNAKVMRTKVGDLIVARTLFEHNGTIGGEENGGVIFPDHVLGRDGAMTVAKIVEIFAKSGKKFSELIDELPKYYQIKTKRHVEGDRHGIVNKVAEIARGRGYNVDTTDGAKIIFEDGWVLVRASGTEPIIRIFSEAKSEEKAKEYLNLGLGLLDEVLSS; this is encoded by the coding sequence ATGGGAAAGCTGTTCGGCACCTTTGGAGTGAGAGGAATAGCCAACGAAAAGATAACACCAGAGTTCACTTTGAAAATCGGCATGGCCTTCGGGACATTGCTGAAAAGGGAGGGCAGAGAAAAACCGCTGGTAGTTGTTGGAAGGGATACTAGGGTTAGCGGTGAAATGCTGAAAGAGGCTTTAATAAGCGGGTTGCTGAGCGTGGGTTGCGACGTTATAGACGTTGGAATAGCCCCAACTCCAGCTATTCAGTGGGCCACAAAGTACTTTAACGCCGACGGTGGAGCGGTAATAACGGCCTCCCACAATCCGCCAGAGTACAATGGGATAAAGCTCCTCGAGCCAAACGGAATGGGGCTAAAAAAGGAAAGGGAAGCTATAGTTGAAGAACTATTCTTCAAGGAAGAGTTTGACAGGGCTAAGTGGTACGAGATTGGGGAAGTTAGGAAGGAGGATATAATAAAGCCATACATTGAGGCCATAAAGAGCAAAGTAGACGTTGAAGCTATAAAGAAGAGGAAACCCTTCGTTGTGGTTGACACGGCTAACGGTGCTGGTTCCCTAACTTTGCCGTACCTCCTCAGGGAGCTCGGCTGTAAGGTCGTTACAGTTAACGCTCAACCAGATGGTCACTTCCCAGGAAGGAACCCGGAACCTAACGAGGAAAATCTCAAGGAGTTCATAGAAATCGTGAAGTCCCTTGGTGCAGACTTTGGCGTAGCCCAGGATGGAGACGCTGATAGGGCGGTCTTCATAGACGAGAAGGGTCGATTCATACAGGGTGACAAAACATTCGCCTTGGTCGCCGATGCAGTCCTAAGGGAGAGAGGTGGAGGGTTACTCGTAACGACTGTGGCAACATCTAACTTACTGGATGACATAGCGAAGAGGAACAATGCGAAGGTTATGAGAACAAAGGTCGGCGATTTAATAGTTGCGAGGACGCTCTTTGAGCACAACGGAACTATTGGAGGAGAAGAAAACGGAGGGGTAATATTCCCAGACCACGTCCTTGGAAGGGACGGAGCTATGACGGTGGCGAAGATAGTTGAGATATTCGCGAAGAGCGGGAAGAAGTTCAGCGAGCTGATAGATGAGCTACCAAAGTACTACCAGATAAAGACCAAGAGGCACGTCGAAGGTGATAGGCATGGCATCGTCAACAAAGTGGCCGAGATCGCTAGGGGCAGGGGGTACAATGTTGATACAACCGATGGTGCTAAGATAATCTTCGAGGACGGATGGGTTCTAGTTAGGGCAAGCGGAACTGAGCCAATAATCAGAATATTTAGTGAGGCCAAGAGCGAGGAGAAAGCTAAGGAATACCTCAACTTAGGACTCGGCCTCTTGGATGAAGTTCTTTCTTCATAA
- a CDS encoding ATP-binding protein produces MLELQNPWWFSEPDRDWELFEKLTYKLRPKWLGELSLRPFSLNFVVGPRRVGKTLGIKLLIRELLKRVDTPYAIFYFSCDVLEDYRELLDILNDYLRLKKRKGVKSAFIFLDEVSLVDDWWRALKFLIDRGELKNDVVTVTGSISLTIGQHFETFGGRRGKGKTVKVMPLSFHEYYGLFYDEFFLSKGVEVFESYLETGGYLAYLNGILKVEELVGLLKADLKALDRSTDLARDIMGAILDKAPSPTSFNAIAKVVGVSPHTVRDYVELFEAFHVLLQVLYLGGDGKIYPRKERKLILRDPLIVRAMELWTRRRIDRAVLYEWLVQEHLYRKFGEVFYYRNSYEVDAIAGNLKVEVKSGEKRRRYPRDVRVLNGFEVLEFLYSITQ; encoded by the coding sequence ATGCTTGAGTTGCAAAACCCTTGGTGGTTCAGCGAGCCTGACAGGGACTGGGAGCTCTTTGAAAAGCTCACCTATAAGCTCAGGCCGAAATGGCTTGGCGAACTCTCACTAAGACCCTTTTCGCTTAACTTTGTAGTCGGACCGAGAAGAGTCGGAAAAACCCTCGGAATAAAGCTTCTTATCAGAGAGCTCCTCAAAAGAGTTGATACCCCCTACGCGATCTTTTACTTCAGTTGTGACGTGCTTGAAGATTACAGAGAACTCCTGGATATTTTAAACGACTATTTAAGGTTAAAGAAAAGGAAAGGCGTTAAGAGTGCCTTCATATTCCTGGACGAAGTTAGCCTCGTGGATGACTGGTGGCGCGCTCTAAAGTTCCTCATAGATAGGGGAGAGTTGAAGAACGACGTCGTTACTGTAACGGGCTCAATTTCCCTGACCATAGGCCAGCACTTTGAGACGTTTGGAGGTAGAAGGGGGAAGGGGAAAACAGTTAAAGTTATGCCACTAAGTTTTCACGAATATTATGGCCTTTTCTACGACGAGTTCTTTCTTTCGAAGGGAGTTGAGGTCTTCGAGAGCTACCTTGAAACCGGCGGATATCTGGCTTATCTGAACGGTATCCTAAAGGTTGAGGAACTCGTGGGCCTTCTGAAGGCTGACTTGAAGGCTCTCGACCGCTCAACCGACCTGGCCAGAGACATCATGGGTGCAATACTCGATAAAGCTCCATCACCGACCTCATTCAACGCGATAGCTAAGGTCGTTGGCGTTTCACCTCACACGGTGAGGGATTACGTTGAGCTTTTCGAAGCTTTTCACGTCCTCCTGCAGGTTCTCTACCTTGGCGGTGACGGAAAGATCTATCCGAGAAAAGAGAGGAAGCTAATCCTCCGCGACCCGCTTATTGTAAGGGCCATGGAGCTGTGGACGAGAAGAAGAATCGACAGAGCTGTGCTCTACGAGTGGCTCGTTCAAGAACACCTGTACCGGAAGTTTGGGGAGGTGTTCTACTACCGCAACTCCTACGAGGTGGATGCAATAGCTGGGAACCTGAAGGTTGAGGTGAAGTCAGGGGAGAAAAGGAGACGCTATCCTAGGGATGTCAGGGTCTTGAATGGCTTTGAGGTTCTGGAGTTCCTCTACAGCATCACCCAGTAA
- a CDS encoding IGHMBP2 family helicase, which translates to MNITSFINRLKELVEIEREAEIEAMRLEMRRLSGIERERLGRAILNLNGKIIGEELGYFLVKYGRNREIKTEISVGDLVVISKRDPLKSDLLGTVVEKGKRFIVVALETVPEWALRDVRIDLYANDITFRRWLENLNTIKKAGKRALRFYLGLDEPSQGEEVNFVPFDKSLNRSQRKAISKALGSEDFFLVHGPFGTGKTRTLVELIRQEVKRGNKVLATAESNVAVDNLVERLSRSGIKIVRIGHPSRVSKHLHETTLAYLITQHELYGELRELRVIGQSLAEKRDTYTKPTPKFRRGLSDEEIIKLAERKRGARGLSARLIMEMAEWIKLNRQVQKAFDDARKLEERIARDIIREADVVLTTNSSAALEVVDYDTYDVAIIDEATQSTIPSILIPLNKVERFVLAGDHKQLPPTILSLEAQELSRTLFEGLIERYPWKSEMLVVQYRMNERIMEFPSKEFYGGKIIADESVRGITLRDLVEYQSPNDSWGKILNPENVIVFIDTSKAENKWERQRRGSESRENPLEAEIVAKIVDKLLSIGVKPEWIGVITPYDDQRDLISMKVPEDVEVKTVDGYQGREKEVIILSLVRSNKLGEIGFLKDLRRLNVSLTRAKRKLIVVGDSSTLSSHETYKKMIEFFKEKGCFIEFPFS; encoded by the coding sequence ATGAACATCACGAGTTTCATAAACAGACTCAAAGAGTTAGTTGAAATCGAAAGGGAAGCTGAAATAGAAGCAATGAGACTAGAGATGAGAAGGCTTAGCGGAATAGAGAGGGAAAGGCTTGGAAGGGCTATTTTAAACTTAAACGGTAAAATTATTGGTGAAGAACTTGGCTATTTTCTGGTTAAGTACGGTAGGAATAGGGAAATAAAAACCGAAATTAGTGTGGGGGATCTTGTAGTTATAAGCAAAAGAGATCCTTTGAAGAGCGATCTCCTGGGGACCGTTGTTGAAAAGGGAAAGAGGTTCATAGTCGTTGCCCTGGAGACAGTCCCAGAGTGGGCTCTTAGAGATGTGAGAATAGATCTTTACGCTAACGATATAACATTTAGGAGATGGCTTGAAAATTTAAACACAATTAAGAAGGCTGGAAAAAGGGCATTAAGGTTCTACTTGGGTTTGGACGAGCCTTCCCAGGGAGAAGAAGTCAATTTTGTTCCTTTCGATAAGAGTTTGAACCGCTCCCAAAGGAAAGCAATATCCAAGGCTCTAGGTAGTGAAGACTTTTTCCTGGTTCACGGGCCCTTTGGAACTGGGAAGACAAGAACTTTAGTTGAGCTCATAAGACAGGAAGTGAAGAGGGGAAATAAAGTTCTTGCAACGGCAGAAAGTAACGTGGCCGTGGATAATCTCGTTGAAAGGTTGAGTAGAAGTGGTATTAAGATAGTAAGAATAGGTCATCCCAGTAGGGTCTCTAAGCATTTGCATGAAACAACGTTGGCTTACCTAATAACCCAGCATGAGCTCTATGGTGAGCTCAGGGAGCTTAGGGTAATAGGACAAAGCTTAGCTGAGAAAAGAGACACCTACACTAAGCCAACACCAAAGTTCAGGAGGGGTCTAAGCGACGAGGAGATAATAAAGCTGGCCGAGAGGAAGAGGGGAGCTAGAGGGCTTTCGGCCAGGTTAATAATGGAGATGGCTGAATGGATAAAGCTGAATAGGCAGGTTCAGAAGGCATTCGATGATGCAAGGAAACTTGAGGAAAGAATCGCTAGGGATATAATAAGGGAAGCCGACGTAGTTTTAACCACAAACTCTTCAGCGGCCCTTGAGGTTGTAGATTACGATACCTATGATGTAGCTATCATAGATGAGGCAACGCAGTCGACGATACCGAGCATATTGATTCCCCTAAATAAAGTTGAGAGGTTCGTGCTCGCGGGGGATCATAAGCAGTTACCCCCAACTATCTTAAGCCTGGAAGCCCAGGAACTGTCTAGAACCCTATTCGAAGGGTTGATAGAGAGGTATCCTTGGAAGAGTGAAATGCTAGTCGTTCAGTACAGGATGAACGAGAGGATAATGGAATTTCCGAGCAAGGAGTTCTATGGAGGAAAAATAATCGCCGATGAGAGCGTTAGGGGAATAACATTGAGAGATTTAGTCGAGTATCAATCCCCAAATGATTCCTGGGGTAAAATCCTGAACCCCGAAAACGTTATAGTCTTCATAGACACTTCCAAGGCTGAGAATAAGTGGGAGAGACAGAGAAGGGGAAGTGAGAGTAGAGAGAACCCACTTGAGGCTGAGATAGTTGCCAAAATCGTCGATAAGCTTCTCTCCATAGGAGTTAAGCCTGAGTGGATTGGCGTTATAACGCCCTATGATGACCAAAGGGACTTAATTAGCATGAAAGTTCCAGAGGACGTTGAAGTTAAAACGGTTGATGGCTATCAAGGAAGGGAGAAAGAGGTTATAATCCTCTCACTTGTAAGGTCTAATAAGCTAGGTGAGATAGGCTTCTTAAAGGATTTGAGGAGGTTAAACGTCTCCCTAACGAGGGCTAAGAGAAAGCTCATAGTGGTCGGTGATTCTTCGACTCTAAGCTCTCATGAGACCTATAAGAAAATGATAGAATTCTTCAAGGAAAAGGGTTGCTTCATTGAGTTTCCCTTTTCGTAG